The following are from one region of the Pocillopora verrucosa isolate sample1 chromosome 3, ASM3666991v2, whole genome shotgun sequence genome:
- the LOC131786546 gene encoding MAP7 domain-containing protein 2-like: MAAEKKASNSMYWTKAHDTLLCREVLALEPYKHKKGSNEAGKLWTDIAQSLKNCQQLKFKQNLSQRAVRERFSLLQTRYKEKEREETRASGISPEQDELDVLLEEITEREKAAEENREDVNRKKENDKVTAEEMRKQAMERMSQTKKRKNQEDNGGDMKDRRKRRSGNDAVDFLKEKSEREMALREKEIEMKKNEQQDKANQFQVMVNQQQTLLQAMQQQQAQQQQQGQNLHMIMAQQNQAIMALLEKVIPKH; encoded by the exons ATGGCTGCAGAAAAGAAAGCGTC gAATTCAATGTATTGGACCAAAGCCCATGATACCCTGCTCTGTAGAGAGGTTCTAGCTCTTGAGCCTtacaagcacaaaaagggtaGCAATGAGGCAGGAAAGTTATGGACTGATATTGCTCAGTCTCTGAAGAATTGCCAGCAGCTGAAATTTAAACAGAATCTCTCACAGAGAGCAGTCAGGGAGAGATTTTCCCTTCTTCAGACTAggtacaaagagaaagaaagggaagaaacaCGGGCATCTGGAATATCTCCTGAACAGGATGAGCTCGATGTTCTCTTGGAAGAGATCACGGAGAGAGAAAAAGCCGCAGAGGAGAACAGAGAAGATGTCAATAGAAAGAAAGAGAATGATAAAGTTACTGCTGAAGAAATGCGAAAACAAGCAATGGAAAGGATGAGCCAgacaaagaagaggaaaaaccaGGAAGATAATGGAGGCGACATGAAGGACAGGAGGAAGAGAAGGAGTGGCAATGATGCtgtagattttttaaaagaaaaaagtgaaagggAAATGGCACTCCGTGAGAAGGAAATCGAGATGAAGAAGAACGAACAGCAGGATAAGGCTAACCAGTTTCAAGTTATGGTGAACCAACAGCAAACCCTGCTGCAGGCcatgcaacaacaacaagcacagcagcagcagcaggGCCAAAATCTTCACATGATAATGGCTCAACAAAACCAGGCCATAATGGCTCTGTTAGAAAAAGTAATACCAAAGCACTGA
- the LOC131786523 gene encoding uncharacterized protein, producing the protein MPRQAEEKLEYQDFLNWTLTSLKDFLALRGLKQTGKKAELVARAFGAYELKAPKKSSQEEIERKLKEEYEQRLKKHRINTDPNSIQKEDWKENVHEWPNLDDGMLFSYILSVKAEDVDYIGTSEVCNHVIALLYKVNYAFKKDYISPACTSIPQGWNRGTKKEVAPSQIRNLKFFKHKKTRKDTNRDPAIEQELREHFDPRKACDRVLTNERVSDLLRKIKECQPSSCVLNSIEHAKDDGLPRPLKEKALAFMSVKTNKSKTCEEIASSFLEHCQMTNDEVKRVEIETRGQSGNKMWFDQQEGRITASNFHTYHTKMESILKSRKRGKNTYTPLVFDILNKSDDISHLPQIKWGLEHEKDAIKSFLSDVASKHANGMNGFKQCGLFVKHDYAFLAASPDGLFVCDCCSPAILDVKCPSSVKEENINLKATYKRVHFLEEVDGSPRLRHTHKYYTQMQAQMWVTGTNHGYFIVWTKVHKPLYERVEFNREYFSVVLNNITLFYKTYALPVLLGYRDIYQCPKCDKVVLEEPEITDMSVENSICCDTCSTWWHLPCANLSQDVAESLESWMCYSCLVDVADSDSDSDSDFDDVSTTCTSCDIEMDSTDSVTATMDSTVQTNSCFHVLADPVVLCSVCSSQSIPVGQGHICTICYKPVHAWCSNHEDITRSLDLVCKRCQP; encoded by the exons ATGCCGAGACAAGCAGAAGAAAAGCTTGAATATCAAGACTTTTTGAACTGGACCCTGACTTCGTTGAAAGATTTTTTAGCACTTCGAGGATTGAAACAGACAGGCAAAAAAGCCGAACTTGTGGCGAGAGCATTCGGTGCCTACGAGCTGAAAGCACCTAAGAAGTCTTCTcaagaagaaattgaaaggaaattgaaagaagagTACGAACAGAGACTAAAAAAACATCGGATAAACACCGACCCCAATTCTATTCAGAAAGAAGACTGGAAGGAAAACGTCCATGAATGGCCAAATTTAGATGATGGAATGCTTTTTAGCTACATCTTAAGCGTGAAAGCAGAGGATGTAGATTACATAG GAACTAGTGAGGTGTGCAATCATGTAATTGCCTTGTTATATAAAGTGAATTATGCTTTCAAGAAGGACTACATTTCACCAGCCTGTACAAGCATCCCTCAAGGCTGGAACAGAGGAACAAAGAAGGAGGTGGCACCAAGCCAAATTagaaatctaaaattttttaaacataagAAGACAAGAAAGGACACTAATAGAGATCCTGCCATAGAGCAAGAACTCAGGGAACACTTTGATCCAAGGAAAGCTTGTGACAGAGTGTTAACTAATGAAAGAGTATCTGATTTGCTTAGAAAGATCAAAGAATGTCAGCCATCTTCTTGTGTCCTCAATTCCATTGAACATGCTAAAGATGATGGGCTTCCTCGACCACTTAAAGAGAAAGCCTTAGCCTTCATGTCTGTCAAAACTAACAAGAGCAAAACATGTGAAGAGATAGCTTCATCATTTCTGGAACATTGTCAGATGACAAATGATGAGGTGAAGAGAGTAGAAATTGAAACAAGAGGACAAAGTGGCAATAAGATGTGGTTTGATCAGCAAGAAGGCAGAATTACAGCCTCGAACTTCCATACATATCACACAAAGATGGAATCAATTTTGAAGTCCAGAAAGAGGGGCAAAAATACATATACCCCTCTGGTATTCGACATTTTGAACAAAAGTGATGACATTTCTCACTTGCCTCAAATTAAGTGGGGGCTTGAACATGAGAAGGATGCAATTAAGTCGTTTTTGTCTGATGTGGCATCAAAACATGCAAATGGAATGAATGGGTTTAAACAATGTGGTCTGTTTGTAAAGCATGATTATGCTTTCCTTGCTGCCTCACCagatggtttgtttgtttgtgacTGTTGCAGTCCAGCTATACTTGATGTAAAATGCCCTTCCTCagtcaaagaagaaaatatcaatctgAAAGCTACATACAAACGTGTCCATTTTTTGGAGGAAGTAGATGGGAGCCCTAGATTAAGGCACACTCACAAGTACTACACCCAGATGCAGGCTCAAATGTGGGTGACTGGAACAAATCATGGGTACTTTATTGTCTGGACAAAGGTACACAAGCCATTGTATGAAAGAGTGGAGTTTAACAGAGAATATTTTAGTGTGGTTCTAAACAACATCACTTTATTCTACAAAACATATGCCTTACCAGTTTTGTTGGGGTACAGGGATATCTACCAGTGTCCAAAGTGTGACAAAGTTGTACTGGAGGAACCAGAAATCACTGACATGTCAGTTGAAAACAGTATTTGTTGTGATACCTGTAGCACATGGTGGCACTTACCATGTGCCAATCTCTCACAGGATGTTGCAGAATCACTGGAATCATGGATGTGTTATAGCTGTCTGGTTGATGTTGCAGACAGTGACTCTGACAGTGATAGTGATTTTGATGATGTGTCCACCACTTGTACTTCTTGTGACATTGAAATGGATTCCACAGACAGTGTAACTGCAACCATGGATAGTACTGTACAAACTAATAGTTGTTTTCATGTACTGGCTGACCCTGTTGTGTTATGCAGTGTATGTTCATCTCAGAGTATCCCTGTTGGTCAAGGACACATTTGTACCATTTGTTACAAACCTGTTCATGCATGGTGCAGCAACCATGAAGACATAACCAGATCATTGGACTTAGTATGTAAACGGTGTCAACCATGA